Proteins from a single region of Schistocerca gregaria isolate iqSchGreg1 chromosome 3, iqSchGreg1.2, whole genome shotgun sequence:
- the LOC126355555 gene encoding cuticle protein 16.5-like: protein MKVLVVLCAVVAAAVAKPGYLGLGAAHSYAAAPAITAAARTYAAAPAIAAAAPAIAAPAVAYSAAPAVVAAGPNYAGYAAYGPANIVIGPDGTPLDTPEVAASKAAHLNAVAETRARDAIVNSAAVVAAAPVVAAAPAIAAAPAVIAARTYAAPAIAAAPAVIAARTYAAPAIAAAPAAVAYSAVHPGYAAYGPANIVIGPNGVPLDTPEVAAGKVANAVAHIEAKVRNGDLLG from the exons ATGAAGGTCCTG GTCGTACTCTGCGCCGTGGTGGCCGCGGCGGTGGCGAAGCCCGGATACCTGGGACTGGGCGCCGCCCACAGCTatgccgccgcccccgccatcaCTGCCGCGGCCCGCACctacgccgccgcccccgccatcgctgccgccgcccccgccatcgccgccCCTGCAGTGGCCTACTCCGCCGCCCCCGCGGTCGTGGCTGCAGGCCCCAACTACGCCGGCTACGCTGCCTACGGCCCCGCCAACATCGTCATCGGCCCTGACGGCACTCCTCTCGACACCCCTGAGGTCGCTGCCTCCAAGGCCGCCCACCTGAACGCCGTCGCCGAGACCAGGGCTCGCGACGCTATCGTCAACAGCGCCGCTGTGGTTGCTGCCGCCCCTGtggtcgccgccgcccccgccatcgccgccgcccctGCCGTGATCGCTGCTAGGACCTACGCCGCTCCCGCCATCGCAGCCGCTCCCGCCGTGATCGCTGCTAGGACCTACGCTGCCCCCGCCATTGCCGCTGCACCTGCAGCTGTCGCTTATTCCGCCGTCCATCCCGGTTACGCCGCCTATGGCCCGGCCAACATCGTCATCGGACCCAATGGCGTGCCCCTGGACACCCCTGAAGTGGCTGCCGGCAAGGTGGCCAACGCCGTCGCTCACATAGAAGCCAAGGTCCGCAACGGTGACCTGCTGGGCTGA